In a genomic window of Vespula vulgaris chromosome 21, iyVesVulg1.1, whole genome shotgun sequence:
- the LOC127071281 gene encoding TGF-beta-activated kinase 1 and MAP3K7-binding protein 1-like — protein sequence MPSRAKCINIMPFQDTQYNWTDDLPVCKQSGVGFSTNQIYREDGYRQEEHPFEDRSFHCKYDDTTFLYGVFDGHEGTKAANFAMQRMAAEILLGQLTGKSTDEEVKEVLRQAFIAVERGYLDSIGDLLAERTSLQFDIPDGLNSYETYQKFPHLVDKLNSLNCELSAGTSAVVALVYGGRLYVANVGDSRALLCKTDDNQVLRVIQLSVDHDLRNEDELLRLSHLGLDTDSIRQGSHLGNQENTRCLGNYLVKGGYREFEELASAKAEPIIAEPEIHGGIELDDSCRFLLLMSRGLYKSLEEATGTDQVNKELALMAVEQFRIQSTLTGVAQAVVDKIVRIHHDVNMSNSQSTLTTGKRDDITLFVRNFNFPLPHALKSPTGQAVRFNPIVQTAPISTLTDNDDCSNTSSVVMETNFDISTSETSTASDVTSSSVRPTDRNARIKPYVNFSEYFENVEKRRKEGTLPEGINF from the exons atgccATCAAGGGCAAAGTGCATAAACATAATGCCATTCCAAGATACTCAATACAACTGGACAGATGATTTACCTGTTTGTAAACAATCTG GCGTAGGATTTTCTACAAATCAAATTTACCGAGAAGATGGATATCGCCAAGAAGAACATCCATTTGAAGATCGTAGCTTTCATTGTAAATATGATGATACTACTTTCCTGTATGGTGTATTCGATGGTCATGAAGGGACAAAAGCTGCTAATTTTGCTATGCAACGAATGGCAGCAGAGATTTTACTTGGACAGTTAACCGGTAAATCTACGGATGAGGAAGTAAAGGAAGTTCTTAG ACAAGCATTTATAGCAGTAGAACGTGGATATTTAGATTCCATAGGAGATTTATTAGCCGAACGTACTAGTTTACAATTTGATATTCCTGATGGATTAAATTCTTATGAAACTTATCAAAAATTTCCTCATTTG gtcgacaaattaaattcattaaattgtGAGTTATCGGCAGGAACAAGTGCTGTGGTTGCACTTGTATATGGTGGTAGATTATATGTTGCGAATGTCGGAGATAGCAGAGCCTTATTATGTAAAACAGATGATAATCAAGTATTAAGAGTTATCCAGCTAAGTGTTGATCATGATTTACGGAATGAGGATGAACTTCTACGTTTATCCCATCTAGGTTTAGATACTGATTCTATCAGACAAG GTTCTCACCTTGGAAATCAAGAAAATACACGTTGTCTTGGAAATTATCTTGTTAAAGGTGGATATAGAGAATTTGAAGAACTAGCATCTGCTAAAGCAGAACCTATTATAGCAGAACCAGAAATTCATGGTGGAATAGAGCTAGATGATTCCTGTAGATTTTTACTACTAATGTCTCGTGGACTTTATAAATCATTGGAAGAAGCAACAGGGACTGATCAAGTCAATAAGGAATTGGCTCTTATGGCTGTTGAACAG TTTCGCATTCAATCAACATTGACGGGTGTTGCTCAAGCTGTAGTTGATAAAATTGTAAGAATTCATCATGACGTTAATATGAGTAACTCGCAAAGTACTTTAACTACCGGCAAACGAGACGATATTACTCTTTTTGTACGAAATTTCAATTTCCCTCTACCACATGCCTTAAAAAGTCCAACGGGTCAAGCAGTTAGATTTAATCCAATAGTTCAAACAGCACCAATAAGTACATTAACGGACAACGATGATTGTTCAAATACAAGTTCCGTTGTTATGGAaacaaattttgatatatcaaCGAGTGAAACATCGACTGCTTCCGATGTAACTTCGTCTAGCGTAAGACCAACAGATAGAAATGCGAGAATAAAGCCTTATGTTAATTTTTccgaatattttgaaaatgtagagaaaagaagaaaagagggtaCTTTGCCAGaaggaataaatttttag
- the LOC127071282 gene encoding 4-hydroxybutyrate coenzyme A transferase-like, translating to MFRNIDSTFKKLRSSQQINLGGIRHIREPFQPLKRCPRWVCVEDAIKIINSEHLVFIQGGAATPLELVRAMTEHGVCNNLRGVRLIHMALEGDAPFANPEFEKHFRSISLYIGANVREAVNEGRADCIPLFLHEAPKLFYEQRIAPDVALIHVSAPDPRGFCSLGVSVDCTRAAICTAKVIIAQVNEHMPRSFGDTVIHSSHIDWAVKYDCPLPCVASTAPNDIELEIGKFIAQRLVEDGATLQLGIGNIPDAVLCALVNHKDLGIHSEIIGDTIVDLVERGNITNKNKIKHRGRLVASLGIGTKRLYDFLHNNPFVEMLAINYVNDTRVISMQPKMTAINSCIEMDITGQVCSDSLGCKMYSGFGGQLDFIRGAALGQDGRGKAIIAFPSITSKGESKIQAVLKLGAGVVTTRAHVHYVVTEHGIAQLFGKTLRQRANALIQIAHPDHRECLEKAAFERLKTMPTKYL from the exons atgtttcgaaatATTGATTCAACGTTTAAAAAACTACGATCATCACAACAAATCAATCTCGGTGGAATAAGGCATATACGGGAACCATTTCAACCATTAAAACGTTGTCCACGATGGGTTTGTGTAGAAGAcgctataaaaataataaattcag aacaTCTAGTATTTATACAAGGAGGTGCAGCTACTCCGCTGGAATTAGTAAGGGCTATGACAGAACATGgtgtatgtaataatttacgTGGCGTTCGGTTGATACATATGGCTTTAGAGGGCGATGCACCCTTTGCCAATCCTGAATTTGAAA AACACTTTAGATCAATTAGTCTTTATATTGGCGCAAATGTTAGAGAAGCTGTTAATGAAGGCAGAGCAGATTGCATTCCATTATTTTTACACGAGGCACCAAAGCTATTTTATGAACAAAGAATTGCTCCCGATGTTGCTTTGATACATGTTAGCGCACCCGACCCACGTGGATTTTGTTCACTTGGTGTTAGCGTAGATTGTACACGTGCAGCTATTTGTACAGCCAAAGTCATAATTG CGCAAGTTAATGAACATATGCCAAGATCATTTGGTGACACTGTTATACATTCTAGTCACATCGATTGGGCAGTCAAATACGATTGTCCATTACCTTGTGTAGCAAGTACTGCGCCTAACGATATTGAATTAGAAATTGGCAAATTCATAGCACAAAGATTGGTAGAAGATGGTGCAACTTTGCAGCTTGGTATAGGAAACATTCCTGATGCCGTACTATGTGCTTTGGTCAATCATAAAGATCTTGGTATACATTCTGAAATAATCGGTGATACGATAGTGGATCTTGTTGAAAGAGGGaacattacaaataaaaataagatcaaACATAGGGGTCGTCTAGTTGCCTCCTTAGGAATTGGTACTAAGAGACTTTACGATTTCTTGCATAACAATCCTTTCGTTG aAATGCTAGCGATTAATTACGTCAATGATACACGAGTAATATCTATGCAACCAAAAATGACTGCCATTAATTCCTGCATTGAAATGGACATTACTGGACAAGTATGTTCCGATAGTTTGGGCTGTAAAATGTATTCTGGTTTTGGTGGTCAACTTGATTTTATACGAGGTGCAGCATTAGGCCAAGATGGTAGAGGAAAAGCTATCATAGCATTCCCATCTATTACAAGCAAAGGAGAAAGCAAGATACAAGCAGTACTGAAACTCG GTGCTGGAGTTGTTACTACAAGAGCACATGTTCATTATGTTGTAACAGAGCATGGTATTGCTCAATTATTTGGTAAAACATTGCGTCAAAGAGCTAATGCATTAATTCAGATAGCACATCCTGATCACAGAGAATGTCTTGAAAAGGCTGCATTTGAAAGACTAAAAACTATGCCAACTAAATATCtgtga
- the LOC127071280 gene encoding 4-hydroxybutyrate coenzyme A transferase-like: MAAFKRITGLTKALASMTTSTTRISCLPAIKKNYFTYVNEPSMPIPGKEPCWLKTADEAIEQACLDSDQIVFIQGAAATPIESIRAMTDYGVRCDVRNVRLYHMHLEGPAPFAKPENAKHFRSMSLFIGGNVRGAVNEGNADCVPIYLHEIPKLFKLGYIKPNIALIHVSPPDCHGYCSLGTSVDCVRSAISNSKYIVALVNKHMPRTFGDAIVHVSHIDYAVQHDVQLPTHPAKKPSKEEEQIGKNIAEHLILDGATLQLGIGSIPDAVLSNLTNHKDLGIHSEMFSDGVLQLVEKGCITNNQKTMHKGRIVGSFCIGTEKLYEFMNDNPFIEMLMVDYVNDPKIVAKQPKMTAINSCIEVDLTGQICSDSIGTRMYSGFGGQLDFISGAAMADDNCGKPIIALQSMTKKGESKILPVLKLGAGVVTNRAVVRYIVTEQGIASLFGKSLQQRAYELIKVAHPSHKESLEKAAFERLKVMPAP, from the exons ATGGCAGCATTCAAACGAATAACCGGCTTGACAAAGGCCCTTGCATCTATGACAACATCTACGACACGAATTTCTTGCCTACCTGCAATCAAGAAAAACTACTTTACCTACGTAAATGAACCATCAATGCCAATACCTGGAAAGGAACCCTGTTGGTTGAAAACTGCCGACGAAGCTATAGAACAGGCCTGTCTTGATTCAG ATCAGATAGTATTTATTCAAGGAGCAGCAGCTACACCGATTGAATCAATAAGAGCAATGACTGACTACGGAGTGCGATGCGATGTGAGAAATGTACGTTTATATCACATGCATCTTGAAGGACCAGCACCATTTGCTAAACCAGAGAACGCAA AGCATTTTAGATCCATGAGTTTATTCATTGGTGGCAATGTAAGGGGTGCAGTTAATGAGGGTAATGCAGATTGCGTTCCTATATATCTACATGAAATTCCAAAGTTATTTAAGCTGGGATACATAAAACCTAATATTGCTCTAATTCATGTAAGTCCACCCGATTGCCATGGTTATTGTTCTCTTGGAACTAGTGTAGACTGTGTACGCTCTGCTATAAGTAATTCCAAATATATCGTAG CATTGGTAAATAAACATATGCCAAGAACATTTGGGGATGCTATAGTACATGTCAGTCATATAGATTATGCTGTACAACATGATGTGCAATTGCCAACGCATCCTGCAAAAAAGCcttcgaaggaagaagaacaaatcGGCAAAAATATTGCTGAACATTTAATTTTAGATGGTGCCACATTACAATTGGGTATTGGTAGCATTCCTGATGCAGTGCTATCAAACTTAACTAATCATAAGGATCTAGGTATTCACAGTGAAATGTTCAGTGATGGTGTTTTACAACTTGTAGAAAAAGGATGTATCACAAATAACCAAAAAACCATGCATAAAGGTCGTATTGTAGGATCATTTTGTATTGgtacagaaaaattatatgaatttatgaaCGATAATCCTTTTATAG aaaTGTTAATGGTAGATTATGTTAATGATCCCAAAATAGTTGCTAAACAACCAAAAATGACAGCAATTAATTCTTGCATAGAAGTCGATCTTACTGGTCAAATTTGTTCTGATAGTATTGGTACTAGAATGTATTCAGGTTTTGGTGGCCAATTAGACTTTATTAGTGGAGCAGCTATGGCAGATGATAATTGTGGGAAGCCAATCATAGCTTTACAATCAATGACTAAAAAGGGTGAAAGCAAAATTTTGCCAGTATTAAAATTAG GTGCTGGTGTAGTTACTAATAGAGCAGTTGTTCGTTATATTGTAACGGAACAAGGAATCGCAAGTTTGTTTGGCAAGAGTCTACAACAAAGAGcgtatgaattaattaaagtagCTCATCCATCTCATAAAGAATCATTAGAAAAAGCTGCATTCGAACGTTTAAAAGTAATGCCAGCGCCATAA